One genomic segment of Elusimicrobia bacterium HGW-Elusimicrobia-1 includes these proteins:
- a CDS encoding transcriptional repressor, translating to MTKNNTPRETPHIEKILKGSRLKVTPQRTAILEYLLSTYAHPSADTICNEVRKKHPSVSRNTVYQTLDFFEGKRLIFAIMDTEGVRRYDAHTDPHIHLICLDCGAIIDTPYDDRRILGKVKKYFKPEKSVVYIYGHCVPGNPAGCAPREDARKE from the coding sequence ATGACAAAAAACAACACACCCCGCGAAACCCCGCACATCGAAAAAATCTTAAAGGGCTCGCGGCTTAAAGTCACGCCGCAGCGAACGGCGATACTCGAATATCTGCTTTCAACCTACGCACATCCATCCGCGGACACCATCTGTAACGAAGTCAGAAAGAAACACCCGTCCGTAAGCCGAAACACCGTCTATCAAACTCTTGATTTTTTTGAAGGCAAGCGGCTTATTTTTGCTATAATGGATACGGAAGGGGTAAGACGCTATGACGCGCACACCGACCCGCACATACATTTGATATGCCTGGACTGCGGAGCCATAATAGACACCCCCTACGACGACAGACGCATCCTCGGAAAAGTCAAAAAATACTTCAAACCCGAAAAATCCGTCGTTTATATTTACGGACACTGCGTGCCGGGGAATCCCGCCGGATGCGCCCCGCGCGAGGACGCGCGCAAGGAGTAA
- a CDS encoding rubredoxin: MEKWKCIVCGYIYDPQKGDPADNVAAGTKFEDIPDTWVCPECGALKDMFEKA, from the coding sequence ATGGAAAAATGGAAATGTATCGTCTGCGGTTACATTTACGACCCGCAAAAGGGGGACCCCGCCGATAACGTCGCCGCCGGAACCAAATTCGAGGATATTCCGGACACTTGGGTCTGCCCCGAATGCGGAGCGCTCAAAGATATGTTTGAAAAGGCCTGA
- a CDS encoding MBL fold metallo-hydrolase — protein sequence MMNPVKIIDGLHWVGAVDWDTRDFHGHSYSVHRGTTYNAYLIIDEKITLVDSVYTPFADELIARVSALVDPSKIDYIVANHVEVDHSGSLARMTAIAPKAQIICTKKGEEGFRAHFGKHVAPHLGKPADEWNFHTVKTGDELKIGKKTLVFLEAPFLHWPDSMFTYVKEDAVLLPNDAFGQHLASSGRFDDEVEESVLMEEAAKYFANILTPFAPLILKKLDEVAALKIPIKMICPSHGIMWRRDPAKIIDAYKRWSLGEYKKKMLIVYDTMWGATEKMARAIVEGAESVGGIEVKLFKMPVTDRSDVIKELLDARAIIAGSSTINKGMLPTMAPVLEDMEGLRFKNKIGATFGAFGWSGGAVEAMEARLKKSGVEIVHAPITSKWIPDAPKLAECEAMGREIAAKIAG from the coding sequence ATTATGAATCCGGTAAAAATTATTGACGGACTGCATTGGGTCGGCGCGGTCGACTGGGATACAAGGGATTTTCACGGACATTCCTACTCGGTACACAGAGGCACGACGTACAACGCGTATCTCATCATCGACGAAAAAATAACTCTCGTCGATTCGGTGTACACACCTTTCGCGGACGAACTCATAGCGCGGGTATCCGCGCTCGTTGACCCGTCCAAAATCGACTATATCGTCGCAAACCACGTCGAGGTGGATCACTCCGGTTCGTTAGCCAGGATGACCGCCATAGCGCCCAAAGCGCAGATTATCTGCACGAAAAAAGGCGAAGAGGGCTTCCGCGCACATTTCGGAAAACACGTGGCGCCGCACCTTGGCAAACCGGCCGACGAATGGAACTTCCACACGGTAAAAACGGGCGATGAACTCAAAATAGGGAAGAAAACCCTGGTATTTCTGGAGGCGCCCTTTCTTCATTGGCCCGACTCAATGTTCACCTACGTCAAAGAAGACGCCGTCCTGCTTCCGAACGACGCATTCGGACAGCATTTGGCGTCTTCCGGACGATTCGACGACGAGGTCGAAGAAAGCGTTCTCATGGAAGAAGCGGCCAAGTACTTTGCCAATATTCTTACGCCATTTGCCCCTCTGATTCTCAAAAAACTCGACGAAGTAGCCGCCCTCAAAATCCCCATAAAAATGATATGCCCCAGTCATGGAATAATGTGGCGCCGCGACCCGGCCAAGATTATCGACGCGTACAAGAGATGGTCGCTGGGCGAATATAAAAAGAAAATGCTTATCGTCTATGACACAATGTGGGGAGCCACCGAAAAAATGGCCAGAGCAATCGTTGAAGGCGCCGAAAGCGTCGGCGGGATCGAAGTAAAACTCTTCAAAATGCCCGTAACCGACCGCTCGGACGTAATAAAAGAACTGCTCGACGCCAGAGCCATAATAGCGGGCTCATCTACGATAAACAAGGGTATGCTCCCGACGATGGCGCCGGTTCTTGAGGATATGGAGGGTTTGAGATTCAAAAACAAGATAGGCGCTACATTCGGCGCGTTCGGATGGTCGGGCGGAGCCGTGGAAGCAATGGAAGCGCGGCTTAAAAAGTCGGGGGTCGAGATAGTACACGCGCCGATAACGTCCAAGTGGATACCCGACGCGCCCAAACTTGCCGAATGCGAAGCGATGGGCCGCGAAATTGCCGCCAAAATAGCGGGATAA
- a CDS encoding NAD(P)/FAD-dependent oxidoreductase, with the protein MNILIIGNGVAGITAAKTIRQKSSEAVITVVTDEQFAYYNRPALIDFIAGRKKEDELYFYPESWYTQNNIKVLLEKSVQKLQLSAKSALLDDGSTISYDKLIIAAGASANTLPIPGSDSPKVLTLRCLEDAKTLMDEAGKTSQIAFIGGGVLGIEAAAAVKASFPAIDITVIEVAPYLLPRQLDAKGGEILSKCLAARGLKVIAGAKISAIGGDGAALDDGRKIPADLFVVSAGIKPNIKFAAEAGIAVAKGIIVNEYLETSAPDVFAAGDCAEYKGVVWGIVPVAVEQARIAASNAAFVGAKNLSPSQRYEGTVMSNTLKVAGIDLTTEGNIAEIDGIVTYEHADTAKEIYKKIFLKDGVIVGSMCMGDAEAAKKISAVRRSAKPVGEKEAKELIS; encoded by the coding sequence ATGAACATACTCATAATAGGCAACGGAGTCGCCGGCATTACCGCGGCCAAAACTATCAGACAAAAATCCTCCGAAGCCGTCATTACCGTGGTCACGGACGAGCAATTTGCCTATTACAACCGACCCGCACTGATTGACTTTATCGCCGGACGCAAGAAAGAGGATGAGTTATATTTCTATCCGGAATCGTGGTATACTCAGAATAACATTAAAGTATTACTTGAAAAAAGTGTCCAAAAACTGCAACTTTCCGCCAAATCCGCACTGCTCGATGACGGTTCAACAATTTCGTACGATAAACTCATTATAGCCGCGGGTGCAAGCGCAAATACACTGCCCATACCGGGGTCAGACAGCCCGAAAGTTCTCACTTTAAGGTGCCTCGAAGACGCCAAAACACTCATGGATGAGGCGGGCAAAACCTCGCAGATAGCATTTATAGGAGGCGGGGTACTGGGAATAGAGGCCGCCGCGGCCGTAAAAGCTTCATTTCCCGCGATTGATATAACCGTAATAGAGGTTGCGCCTTACCTTCTTCCCCGACAACTCGACGCCAAAGGCGGCGAAATACTCTCCAAATGTCTGGCCGCCAGAGGACTAAAAGTGATTGCCGGAGCCAAAATATCGGCCATCGGCGGCGATGGCGCGGCGCTTGACGACGGCCGCAAGATACCCGCCGACCTGTTCGTCGTCTCGGCCGGGATAAAACCGAACATAAAGTTTGCCGCGGAAGCCGGAATAGCCGTCGCGAAAGGAATTATCGTCAACGAATATCTGGAAACATCGGCGCCCGACGTCTTTGCCGCCGGCGACTGCGCCGAATACAAAGGCGTCGTATGGGGCATAGTGCCCGTTGCCGTCGAGCAAGCCCGCATAGCGGCATCGAACGCCGCCTTTGTAGGGGCGAAAAATCTTTCGCCCTCGCAAAGGTACGAAGGCACCGTGATGTCGAATACGCTTAAAGTGGCCGGAATCGACCTTACCACCGAAGGCAACATCGCCGAAATCGACGGAATCGTAACCTACGAACACGCCGATACCGCGAAAGAAATTTATAAAAAAATATTCCTGAAAGACGGCGTTATAGTGGGCTCAATGTGTATGGGCGACGCCGAAGCGGCAAAAAAAATATCGGCGGTCAGAAGGTCGGCAAAACCCGTCGGCGAAAAAGAAGCCAAAGAACTCATATCATAA
- a CDS encoding rubrerythrin family protein — MKPIKGSQTEKNLLKAFAGESQARNRYTYYSGAAKKEGYEHIAALFLETAENEKEHAKVFFKFLEGGDVEITASYPAGKIESAVKNLAHAADGEKMEWGTLYPEFAAVAKKEGYDEVAKAFEEIARVEAFHEKRYRALEANIKKSSVFKKAGAVKWHCRNCGYITEGAEAPKQCPACKHPQSYYELLSENY, encoded by the coding sequence ATGAAACCCATCAAAGGTTCTCAGACGGAAAAAAATCTTCTCAAAGCGTTCGCGGGCGAATCGCAGGCGCGCAACCGCTACACCTATTACTCGGGCGCGGCAAAAAAAGAGGGCTACGAGCATATCGCGGCTTTATTCCTGGAAACCGCCGAAAACGAGAAAGAACACGCCAAGGTGTTTTTTAAATTTCTGGAAGGCGGAGACGTTGAAATAACGGCGTCCTATCCCGCCGGAAAAATCGAGAGCGCCGTCAAGAATCTGGCGCACGCCGCCGACGGAGAAAAAATGGAATGGGGAACGCTTTACCCCGAGTTCGCGGCCGTCGCCAAAAAAGAGGGCTACGACGAAGTCGCCAAAGCATTCGAAGAAATCGCCCGCGTCGAGGCGTTCCACGAAAAAAGATACCGCGCGCTCGAAGCCAACATCAAAAAGTCGTCGGTTTTCAAAAAAGCGGGGGCCGTAAAATGGCACTGCCGCAACTGCGGCTATATCACCGAAGGCGCGGAAGCTCCCAAACAGTGTCCCGCGTGCAAACATCCTCAATCCTACTACGAATTGCTGTCCGAGAATTACTGA
- a CDS encoding inositol monophosphatase — MTLSERLKTSLYSEAAAAVLDGQNVIKKYFERGFKIEYKGDIDPVTIADRETENIIIKRLKNRFPDIGFLCEESCPKEMREGTFWVLDPLDGTVNFVHHCPVFSTSLALFSDGKIVLGIVNDVMRSELFGAVRGRGALLNRKRIRVSGVKTLNRALLVTGFPYYIKERHNRVIKNFKNLVLSAQGIRRLGSAALDLAYTASGRFDGFWEEGLAPWDVAAGSLLVEEAGGRVSDFAGSDDWLFGKMITASNSRIHNSMIKILQQ; from the coding sequence ATGACATTAAGCGAACGTTTGAAGACGTCACTTTATTCCGAGGCGGCGGCCGCAGTGCTCGACGGCCAAAACGTGATCAAAAAATATTTTGAGCGCGGCTTTAAAATCGAGTACAAGGGCGACATCGACCCTGTAACAATAGCCGACCGCGAGACGGAAAATATCATAATAAAGCGTCTCAAAAACCGCTTTCCCGACATCGGTTTTCTGTGCGAGGAATCCTGTCCCAAAGAGATGAGGGAAGGAACTTTCTGGGTTCTCGACCCGCTGGACGGCACGGTCAATTTTGTGCATCATTGTCCGGTATTTTCTACGTCCCTTGCGCTTTTCTCGGACGGAAAAATCGTTTTGGGAATAGTCAACGACGTAATGCGCTCGGAATTGTTCGGCGCGGTGCGGGGACGCGGCGCGTTATTAAACCGCAAACGCATAAGAGTATCGGGCGTCAAAACGCTCAACCGCGCGCTGTTAGTCACGGGCTTCCCGTATTACATAAAGGAACGCCACAACCGCGTGATAAAAAACTTCAAAAATCTGGTGCTTTCCGCGCAGGGCATAAGACGGCTGGGCTCGGCGGCGCTTGATTTGGCCTACACGGCGTCGGGCAGGTTCGACGGTTTCTGGGAAGAGGGCCTCGCCCCGTGGGACGTTGCGGCGGGTTCGCTTCTCGTCGAAGAAGCCGGAGGTCGGGTGAGCGATTTCGCCGGAAGCGACGATTGGCTCTTCGGAAAAATGATAACGGCCTCCAACAGCCGCATCCACAATTCGATGATAAAGATTTTGCAGCAATGA